In the Luteolibacter rhizosphaerae genome, TGGGTACTGGAGGACCGGAACACGTTCGTGTTGAGACGGGTCAAACCGGCGAAGTCGGTGCTGAAAAAGCCGAAGGCTTAACCTGACGCGCATGCCCAAAGGGGCGGCAATGAGAAAGCCCAGGGTAGGGAGCAAAGCGACGCAACCCTGGGTACACCGCCAAGAATGATTGGTGCCCTGAAGGGGCACAAGGAGCCTGCCCCCCCCACCAATCAATTCCCGCATCTCAACAACCCCCGCCCGGGCCACCACCCCTCCGACCACACTTCATTCGAAAATTCGACATTCGTCATTCGTCATTCCCTCTCAAACCGCGTGCACCTCCACCCCCTCTGATTGCTCGTCCACCTTCCTCTCCCGCCTCCGCTTCAATCTCTCCCTCCACCCGTCGAACATCAAATAAACCACCGGCGTCGTGAACAAGGTCAGCATCTGACTCAGCGCCAAACCACCCACGATCGCATACCCCAGCGGCTGCCTCAGTTCCGACCCATCCCCATGACCCAAGGCCAAGGGAATCCCCCCGATCATCGCCGCCAGCGTTGTCATCAGGATTGGTCTGAACCGCTTCAGGCACGCCTCGAAGATCGCTTCATCCGCCGCCATCCCTCGATCCCTCTCCGCCTCGATCGCGAAGTCGATCATCATGATCGCGTTCTTCTTCACGATCCCGATCAAGAGGAGGATACCAATGATTGCGATCACCCCGATGTCATACCCGAAAGCCCAGAGGGTCACCAAGGCCCCCAAGCCGGCCGAAGGCAAGGTCGAGAGAATCGTCAATGGATGAATATAACTTTCATACAGCATCCCGAGGATGATGTAGATCGCGATGATCGCCGCCGCGATCAGATAGGGCTGGCTCCGCAGCGAATCCTGGAAGGCCTGCGCCGTGCCTTGGAAGCTGCCGGTGATCGTCGGCGGCAGCCCCATGTCCGCATTCGCCTTCTCCACCGCCGCCACCGCATCACCCAGCGCCACGTTCGGAGCCAGGTTGAAGGAGATGGTCACCGAGGGATACTGCCCGAGGTGGTTCACCGAAAGCGGCTTGTTCACCCCGGTATTGAAGGTCACCAGCGAAGACAGCGGCACCTGTCCGCCGGTCGTCGGTGATGTAAGGAAGATCCGGTCGAAGGTGGAAGGGTCCTTCTGCAGTTCCGGCGGCACCTCGATGATCACCTTATACTGGCTCACCTGGGTATAGAACTGCGTCACCTGCCGTTCGCCGAAGGCGTTGTAGAGCGCCGCGTTGATCGCCTGCGCCGGGATGCCGAAGCGGCTCGCCGCCTGACGATCGATGTCCACGCTCAGGGCTGGGGCGGATGACTCCTGGTCGGAAGTCACGTCCCGCAGCTCGGGCAGCTCTTTCATCTTCTCCATCACCCGGGGTGCCCAAGAGTTCAGCTCGTCCATGTCGGCATCGCGCAGCGCATACTGGAACTGCGTCTTGGACATCATCCCGCCCACGTTCAGGTCCTGCTGGGCTTGAAAGAACATCGTGATTCCCGGCACATGCGCCGTCGCCTTGCGCAGGCGGTCCATCACCACGTTGACCGGATCGCGCTGGTCGCGTTCTTTCAGCGTGATGAAGTAGCGGCTGGCATTCATCGCGCCGCCCCCGCGACCGCCGGATCCCACGCGATTCTGTAGCCCCTGCACCGCCGGGTCGTTCTTGATGATCTCGCCGATCTCCTGCGTCTTCGCGAACATCGCCTCGTAAGAGATGTCCGGCGCCGCCTCCGCCGTCGCATTCATCATCCCGGTGTCCTGCGAGGGGAAGAAGCCCTTCGGCATCTTCATGAAGACGAAACCCGTAAGGGCGATCGTGACCACCAGTGAGAACAGGGTCGACTTGCGGTGACGCATCACGAAGTGCAGCGCGCCTTCGTAGACCTTCTCCAGCCTACCGAAGAAGCCCTCTAGCATCCGGTCGAGCAGAGCCCGCGGCGAGTTGCCGGTCGGCGAATTGTGGTGCCGCAGGAAGCGCGAGCACATCATCGGCACGAAGGTCAGCGAGACAAAGCCGGAAACGAGAACGGCGGTCGTCACCGTCACCGCGAACTCGCGGAACAGGCGGCCCACGATGCCGCCCATCAGCAGTACCGGGATGAAGACCGCGATCAGCGAGAAGGTGATCGATAGAATCGTGAAACCGATCTCGCCCGCACCTTTCAGCGCCGCATCCATCGGCTTCATCCCGTCCTCGATGTGCCGGTAAATGTTCTCCAGCATCACGATCGCATCATCGATCACGAAGCCCACCGAGATGGTCAGCGCCATCAACGAAAGGTTGTTCAGGCTGAAGCCCAGCACGTACATGATCGCGAAGGTCGCGATGATCGAGATCGGCACCACCGCACTGGCGATCAGCGTCGCCCGCAGGTTCCGTAGGAAGGCGAACACCACGATGGTCACCAGCACCACGGTCAGGACAAGGTGGAGCTCCACTTCTTCCACCGAGGCACGGATCGTGCGGCTGCGATCGCTGAGCAGGTCGATCGACATCGCCGGCGGCATCGAGGCCCGCAGTTGCGGCAGCAGCTCGTTCACGCTCTTGATCGTGTCGATCACGTTGGCATCCGCCTCCTTGCGGATGATGATGCCGACCCCGGGCATGTTGTTGACCAAGGCTCCGGAGCGGATCTGCTCGGGCGCGTCCACGGCCACGCCCACGTCGCGGACCCTCACCGGTGCGCCATTGCGATAGGCCAGGATCAGATCGTTATAGGGCTCTGCCTTGAGGAGCTGGTCGTTGGCGTAGATCGAGAGGCTCTGCTTTGGTCCGTTGATGCTGCCCTTCGGCGAGTTGATGGTGGCCGAGGCGATTACCCCGCGGACGTCGTCCAAGCTCATGCCCAGCGCCGCGAGCTTGGCGGGATCCACTCGCACGCGTACCGCCGGCTTCTGCTCGCCCATCACATCGACCTGCGCCACGCCGCCGAGTTGGGAGATCTGCTGCGCCACCACGTTCGCCGCATAGTCGCTCACCTGCGTCAGCGGCAGGACATCGGAAGTCAGGCTCAGCAGCAGGATCGGCGCATCCGCCGGGTTCACCTTCCGGTAGTTGGGCGGGCTCGGCAGATTCGTCGGCAGTTGTCCTGCCGCCGCGCTGATCGCGGACTGCACCTCCTGCGCCGCCGCATCGATGTTCTTGTCCAGGTCGAACTGGATCGTGATCTGGACGTTGCCCAGACCGCTGTTGGAGGTCATCTGCGTGACCCCGGGGATCAACGCAAGCTGGTTCTCCAGCGGGGTCGCCACCGAGGAGGCCATCGTCTCGGGGCTGGCTCCCGGCAAGTTCGCGGAAACTTGGATAGTCGGGAACTCGACCTGCGGTAGCGGCGCGACCGGCAGCAGCGGAAAGCTCACCACACCCACCAGCATGATAGCGATGGTCATGAGGGCCGTGGCGATCGGCCGCTTGATAAAGGGGGCGGAGAGATTCATGACGCTGCCTTTTGTTCGCTGACCTTCGCACCGGGCTTCAGCTTGCTCTGCCCGTCTCTAACAACCCGGTCACCCGGCGACAGGCCCTCCTCGATCACGGTCATGCCTTCCAGCTCCATGCCCGGCTTCACCTGCCGGACTTCCACGGTTTCGTCCGGCTTCAGCAGATAGGCGAAAGGACCGTTCAAGCCCGGTTGCACCACTTCGGTGGGAACCACCACGGCATCGCTCTTGGTCTCCACCAGCACCTTGGCGGACACGTATTGCCCGGGCCACAGGGTATAATCCTTGTTCGGGAAGGTGGCCTTCAGCCGCAGCGTGCCGGTGCTGTTGTCGATCTGGTTGTCCACCAGTTCCAGGCTGCCCTCGTCCAGCAGCTTGCCGCTATCGTCCTCGGCCTGCACCCGCAGTGCTGCCGCTCCCGGCTTCATGTGTGGGCGCAATGCATCCAGATGTCGCTGCGGCAGCGTGAAGATCACCGAGATCGGTTGGAGCTGGGTCAGCACTACCAATCCCTCGGCCTGTCCCGCCGTGACCACATTGCCCTTGTCCACCATCCGGACGCCGGTGCGTCCGGAGATCGGGGCCCGCACCGTCGTGAAATCCAGATCGAGCTGCGCCGCGTCGATTGCCGCTTGGTCCGCCTGCACCAGTGCCTCAAGCTGCCCGGCGGCCGCTTCCGATTGGTCGAGCACCTGACGGCTCACCGCGTTCTCTTTCACCAGCGCCTGCGAGCGTGCCAAAGTGGCCGCGGCACTGGCGAGCTGCGCTTCGTCCTGCGCCTTCTTCGCTCTCGCTTGAGCCAGCACCGACTCATAGGGGCGGGCATCGATCCGCGCTAGCACGTCGCCTTCCTTCACCATCGCGCCCTCGGTGAAGTCCACGCTTTCCAAAGTCCCTCCCACCCGCGGCCGAACCGTCACCGTATTGGACGCCTGCACCGTCCCGAGACCCTCCAGCCACACCGGCACGTCTTGCTTGGCCACCTCCGTCAGCACCACCGGCACGGTCTGCGGTCCCTTCGGCCCCTTGTTGGCCGATGCAGCGAGCGAATTCGCTCGCGCCTTCCAAACCAATAGACACGTGACGGAGAGGACCAGCATCAGGATCCAGGAGAACTTCTTCATGGCGAGGGGGCATCCCTACCACGGAAAGCGCTCCCATGCGTGTCGGCGACCCGCTTTTATCGTCGCGAATTGTCGCGACTCCCGGTCTGCCGACACACTTTGCGACAAATTTTTCCCCGCTCCCCGCCGCTTAGCTGCCATCTTCTGCCTGACCTCATGGAAGAGCTCCCGCACATCGCGGTGGTCGATGACCACCAGGAGATCCGCCAGTTGCTCGTCCGCTACCTCGGCCAGCACGGCTACGCCGTCAGCGAGGCCGCCAGCGCCCAAGAGTTCCGCAACCAGCTCGATGCCGGCCTATGCCCTCATTTGGTCGTACTGGACATCATGATGCCACATGAAGACGGCCTCTCCCTCTGCCGCCACCTCAGGGCTACAAGTTCGTTACCCGTAATCTTCCTCACCGCCATGGCCGAGGACACCGACCGTATCGTCGGCCTCGAACTCGGCGCCGACGACTACCTCGTCAAACCCTTCAATCCCCGCGAGCTCCTCGCCCGCATCCGCGCCGTCCTCCGCCGCTCCAACAATCCGCAAGCCCAGGAAGACAATACTCCCAAGACCGAGCGCCTCCGCTTCGGTGACAAGATCTTCGACCTCACCCGCCACGAAGTAACCGGTAGCGACGGCGTCGCCGTCCCCCTCAGCACCTCCGAGTTCCGCCTGCTCTGCGTCTTCCTCGAACACCCGGGCAAAGTCCTGAGCCGCGACGCATTGCTGGAACTGACGAGCGGCCGCGAAGCCGACGTGTGGGACCGCAGTATCGACAACCAAGTCAGCCGCCTGCGCCGGAAGGTCGAGGAAGACCCCAAGAATCCCGTGCTGATCAAGACCTACTGGGGCGACGGCTACTGCTTCACGGGAAAGGTGAGTCCGGCATGAAGCGCTTCTGGATGCGAAGCCTGACCGGGCAATGGGTCACGCTGGTGCTCCTGGCACTGGCGGTCTCACAGCTGCTGTTCTTCGCGATCTACCGCGGCGACCAGATGCGAACGGTATTCCTGCTCCGGCGCGACGAGTTCCTCTCTCGTGCCGCCTCGGTGTCCCGTCTTCTCGACTCGGCGGAGCCCAACCTACATCCGGGGATTCTCAATGCGGCGAACACCGTTGCGGTGCGCTATTGGCTGGGTGAGAAACCCGCAAACGATCCTATCGAATGGGAGAAAGCGGCCCGCGAGAGCCTGATGGAGTCCTCGCGTCCGCCGCGGCTCGAGGATCTTCCGGTAATCGAGGGTGTGAAATGGGAAGAGCTGACGACTGAAGAATGGAAGGGCGAGTCACAGGCACACTTGCTCCATCTCCCGGACTGGAACGGTTTCGGCCTCACGACGAAGACCAAGGAGGGCTCGTGGCTGCACGCGGTGTACGCCAAGCCGGGGGCTCCGGTGGGTCCGCCTGGGAGCTACTATGTTTCGATGGTGATCACGGCGGTGGCGATTTGCTTCGTGACCGCGCTGGTGGCGCGAAGAGTGGGTCGACCGCTGGGGCGCCTGAGCGATGCGGCGGAGAAGCTGGGGCGCGGTGAGGAAACTCCGCCGCTGCCGGAAGAGGGGGCGGACGACGTGCGGCGCACGGCGGTGGCGTTCAACCGGATGCAGTCACGGCTGAAACTCTATGTGGAGGACCGGACGCGGATGATGGCGGCGATCAGCCATGATCTGCGGACGCCGATCACGTCGCTGAGGTTGCAGGCGGAGTTTGTGAGTGATGCGGAGACGCGCGACAAACTTGTAACCACGCTGGACGAGATGAAGGAGATCACGGAGGCGAGTCTGGCGTTTGCAAGGGAAGATGCTGTTTTGGAAGCTACTCGTAATGTGGATGTTATGGCTCTTTTGGAGAGTTTGTGCGAGGATCTTTCGCAGTTGGGGTGGGAGGTGAGGTTCACGGGAGGGGAGGCGCTGGCGTGGCGGTGCCGGCCGGATTCGCTGCGGAGAGCGCTGAGGAATTTAATCGAGAACGCGGTGCGCTATGGCGGTGCCGCGGCGGTCAGTTCGGAGCGGGGGAGTTCCGAGTTGAAGATCCACATCGACGACGAGGGGCCGGGGATTCCTGCGGCGGAGCAGGAGAAGGTGTTCATTCCCTTCGTGCGGCTGGAGAGCTCGCGGAACCGGAGTACAGGTGGAACAGGTTTGGGTCTGGCGATCGCGCGGACGATCGTGCGGAACCACGGGGGAGATATCTCGCTGCAGAACCGGAGCCCGAAGGGGCTGCGAGCGACGATCCGCCTGCCGCTCGACTAGAGAGCGCATCCGGCCTGCGACCGCCCGTTTCTTCAGGTGGACCTGAAGGGGGAGGCGGGCGGTCGAGGCGGGGAGGGGGATGTGCTATGGGAAAAGGTACCCGAAACTCTCCGGACTGCCTGGGAGGGGGAGCGCGTCAGGCTCCGGCCTAGAGGCCGAGGTCCGGCGCGAAACGATCCGGAGGTTTCGGGGCGATGAGTTAGCTTTTCGCTGTGTCATGAGCTTGAGAAGCAAACCGGCATCTACGGGGTATTGGCGAGGGAAACGGGGATCTTATGCGGAGTCGTGTCTTTTTTTGCGACCGTTTTTGCGCCCGCGCTTGACGGGCTTCCGGCGAGTCGCGATCAAACTGATGATGAATGAGGGTTTGAAGACCTCGGAAACCCAGTTGCGCACTCTCAAGACGCGAGGGTCGGACGGCGACTGGGAGGGTTTTTACCGGAAATATGCCGGGGTGATCCTTAGCTTCTGCAAGAAACAAGGATTAGATGACTTCTCCGCCCGGGACGTGTTACAGGAATCGATGATCCTGTTGATGCGGAAGTTACCGGGCTTCACCTATTCGGAGAGCAAGGGCCGCTTCCGCAACTGGCTGCTGACGCTGGTTTACGGGAAGGTCCGCGACGCACGGCGGCGCCTGATCCGCAGGGCGGAACAACCGTGGCAGGAATCGCCCTTGTCCGGGGAGGCTGCTTCGGCGTCCGTTGGCGAGGATCTGGCCGAAGACGAGGTGGAGAGTGCGTGGAGGATGACGCTTCTCGAAGAGGGGCTGAAGCGACTGAAGCGTAACCCGAGGATCAAGTCGGAGACGATGGAAGTCTTCGAGGCTTGCGTGATCCACAACATGACCATCCCGGCGGTTGCGGCGAAATTCCAGTTGGAGGAGAATAATATCTATCAGATCAAGAACCGGCTGATCCGGAAGTTACGCGAGGAGATCGAAGATCTGGAACAGAACCAAGCACTCCCAACCCCAGGTTCCGTATGAGCGAGCTCGATTTTCAGAAGCGGATTCAAGAGGTGGCCGAGACCGTCGAGATCACGCTGAACGAACCGGACGGCCTATTGGAGCAACTGCGGGCCTTGGACGGGTTGCTGGCTTCGCTGCCAGAGGGCCCCACGGAGCCGTCTTTAATTTTCCGCGATCCGAACGGGAGCATCCAGGTCCGCGGGATCGGCGAGGGGCTGGTTTTCGGTCGCGCGCCGGAATGCGAGGTGGCGTTCCCCGGTTACCGGGAGATCAGCAAACGGCATTTCGAGATCAAGCCGCTGGAGTCCGACTACGTCCTGCGCGATCTCGGCTCGACCAATGGAACCTTCGTGAACTTCGATTCCGCTCCGGTGGACCGGAGATTGTTGATCGACGGGGATCTGATCCGGGTAGCGGCGTTCCGCTTGGCCTTCATCCGCGCCCAAACCACTGATGCGGCCGAGCCCGAACCCGAAACATCCCCCTGAAATCGGGGGCTGGAAGAAGGCTGGATGAACCAGTTCGATTGGCCCAGTATCGAATCCGCCCAGTGCCCGGTGTGTTATGCCGCTGCCCCGTACCGAAATCACGATTTTCCATCGCGAAGAGCTTCTTCTGCGACGGGTGCTGACCCCCGGGCAGTACATCGTCGGATCGGATGACACGGACCTGCAGGTGGATTGTCCGGGGATTTCGCCGAAGCATCTGAGGCTTTCGCTGAGCGCGCACCTGCTCACGGTTGAAGATCTGGGTAGCGAGGAAGGAAGTTTCATCAACAACCGGCGGATCGAGGAACCGGTAAGGCTGTTCCCGAACCAGCGGCTGAAGCTGGGGCCGGAGACCGAACTCGCGGCGACGCGGCTGCGGGAAGATGATGATCCGGAGGCCTCGTGCTCGATCCAGCAAGCCTACGTCGACCGCTTGCTTCCTCCCGAACTGCGCCAGCGGCTGAAGTACGAGGTGAACAACGAAGTCGGACGAGGCGGGATGGGAACCGTCTTCTGCGCCCGCGAGATGCCGATCCGGCGCGAAGTGGCGATGAAGGTGATGCTGACCCAGGCCAGCGAGAGCGCCGTGGCGCGTTTCATCAAGGAAGCCCAGGTCACCGGGCAACTGGAGCATCCCAACATCGTGCCGATTCATGAACTCGGCGTAGATGAGCATGACCAGCTCTTCTACACGATGAAGTACGTGCGCGGGATCACGCTGAAGGAAGCGCTGGCCCGGCTCGGCTATCGTGACGGCGAGGCGCTCCAGCAATTCACACTCACGAACCTGCTCTCGATCTTCGACAAGGTGGCGGATGCGGTGGCCTTCGCCCACTCGCGGCGGGTGGTGCACCGGGATCTGAAGCCCGAGAACATCATGATCGGGAAGTTCGGTGAGGTTCTGGTAATGGACTGGGGCCTGTCTTCGGTGCTGCCGGAAGAAAGCATTTCCGCGAAGAAGAACAGTGCGGCGGCGGGAGCCGACAATGTCTCGTTGCTCTCCGCCGAACTGCCGGGCTTGGACAATGCCGTGGCGGGAACGCCGCAGTACATGGCTCCGGAGCAGGCCCGCGGCGAGCTGCGGTCGATCGGCGTGCGCAGCGACATTTATTCGCTGGGGGCGATCCTGTTTCACATCCTGTTCCTCGAGAAGCCGATCGGCGGCGAGGACATCGACGAAGTGCTGGAGAACGTGCGCGCAGGCCGGACCCGGCTGCAGACGAACGATCTTCCTAACAAGTCGCTGCCGCATCACCCGGGCCAAAGCCCGCCGGTCTCCTTGATCGCCGTGGCGCGGAAGGCGATGGCGCTGGCCCCGGGAGACCGCTATGCGAGCGTGAAGGAACTCCAAGCGGATATCCGGAACTACTCGGCCGGATTCGCCACGGAAGCGGAGAAGGCGGGCGTAAGGCGACAACTTCTGCTAGGGCTGCAACGCTACCGGCGCGAAGCGATCTGGGGAGGTATCTTCCTCGCCGTGCTCGCGGTGTTCGGCACCTCGGCGCTGGTGCGCTTGCTGCACGAGCGGAAGCGGACCGACGCGGCGCTCGCCCAACTGAGGGCCACTGCGCCGTCCTTCATCGGGCAAGCCCGGATGCAGGTGAGACTGCAGGACTTCGCGGAGGCTCGCAAGGCCTTGGACTATGCGCTGCTGTTGCAGCCGAATGTGGCGGAAGCCCATTTGCTCAAAGCCGACATCCTACAAGCGGAGCAGAAGTTCGAAGAGGCTGCGGTTTCGTATCGGGAAGCGGCGCGGCTTGATCCTGCGATCCAGCGGTCCCTTGCGAACGCGCAACTCAGCGAGCGGCTGGCTGCGAGTGTCGCCAGCAAAGGCACGCTGTCGCGAGAGGAGATGGGAGAACTCTTCGAGGTGATGGTGAACGAAGGCCGACTTCCCGGGTTGCTTCTGCCCCTGAGCCAGATTCTCGGACGTGAGAACGCGCTGACCCGGCAAGTCTGGCGGGACAAACTCAACCAACTTGCCAGTCCGGAGGACCGCCCGTGGGACACCCGCCTGATCGTTCGTCCGGACGGGCAACTGGAACTTGATCTGAGCGATACCGCCATCGCGGAGCTGAGCCCGATCGCCGACATGCCGATCCGGGTGTTGAACCTCCGGAACTGCGAACATCTCAAGAGCATTGCTCCCTTGCAGGGAATGC is a window encoding:
- a CDS encoding efflux RND transporter permease subunit; protein product: MNLSAPFIKRPIATALMTIAIMLVGVVSFPLLPVAPLPQVEFPTIQVSANLPGASPETMASSVATPLENQLALIPGVTQMTSNSGLGNVQITIQFDLDKNIDAAAQEVQSAISAAAGQLPTNLPSPPNYRKVNPADAPILLLSLTSDVLPLTQVSDYAANVVAQQISQLGGVAQVDVMGEQKPAVRVRVDPAKLAALGMSLDDVRGVIASATINSPKGSINGPKQSLSIYANDQLLKAEPYNDLILAYRNGAPVRVRDVGVAVDAPEQIRSGALVNNMPGVGIIIRKEADANVIDTIKSVNELLPQLRASMPPAMSIDLLSDRSRTIRASVEEVELHLVLTVVLVTIVVFAFLRNLRATLIASAVVPISIIATFAIMYVLGFSLNNLSLMALTISVGFVIDDAIVMLENIYRHIEDGMKPMDAALKGAGEIGFTILSITFSLIAVFIPVLLMGGIVGRLFREFAVTVTTAVLVSGFVSLTFVPMMCSRFLRHHNSPTGNSPRALLDRMLEGFFGRLEKVYEGALHFVMRHRKSTLFSLVVTIALTGFVFMKMPKGFFPSQDTGMMNATAEAAPDISYEAMFAKTQEIGEIIKNDPAVQGLQNRVGSGGRGGGAMNASRYFITLKERDQRDPVNVVMDRLRKATAHVPGITMFFQAQQDLNVGGMMSKTQFQYALRDADMDELNSWAPRVMEKMKELPELRDVTSDQESSAPALSVDIDRQAASRFGIPAQAINAALYNAFGERQVTQFYTQVSQYKVIIEVPPELQKDPSTFDRIFLTSPTTGGQVPLSSLVTFNTGVNKPLSVNHLGQYPSVTISFNLAPNVALGDAVAAVEKANADMGLPPTITGSFQGTAQAFQDSLRSQPYLIAAAIIAIYIILGMLYESYIHPLTILSTLPSAGLGALVTLWAFGYDIGVIAIIGILLLIGIVKKNAIMMIDFAIEAERDRGMAADEAIFEACLKRFRPILMTTLAAMIGGIPLALGHGDGSELRQPLGYAIVGGLALSQMLTLFTTPVVYLMFDGWRERLKRRRERKVDEQSEGVEVHAV
- a CDS encoding efflux RND transporter periplasmic adaptor subunit produces the protein MKKFSWILMLVLSVTCLLVWKARANSLAASANKGPKGPQTVPVVLTEVAKQDVPVWLEGLGTVQASNTVTVRPRVGGTLESVDFTEGAMVKEGDVLARIDARPYESVLAQARAKKAQDEAQLASAAATLARSQALVKENAVSRQVLDQSEAAAGQLEALVQADQAAIDAAQLDLDFTTVRAPISGRTGVRMVDKGNVVTAGQAEGLVVLTQLQPISVIFTLPQRHLDALRPHMKPGAAALRVQAEDDSGKLLDEGSLELVDNQIDNSTGTLRLKATFPNKDYTLWPGQYVSAKVLVETKSDAVVVPTEVVQPGLNGPFAYLLKPDETVEVRQVKPGMELEGMTVIEEGLSPGDRVVRDGQSKLKPGAKVSEQKAAS
- a CDS encoding response regulator, coding for MEELPHIAVVDDHQEIRQLLVRYLGQHGYAVSEAASAQEFRNQLDAGLCPHLVVLDIMMPHEDGLSLCRHLRATSSLPVIFLTAMAEDTDRIVGLELGADDYLVKPFNPRELLARIRAVLRRSNNPQAQEDNTPKTERLRFGDKIFDLTRHEVTGSDGVAVPLSTSEFRLLCVFLEHPGKVLSRDALLELTSGREADVWDRSIDNQVSRLRRKVEEDPKNPVLIKTYWGDGYCFTGKVSPA
- a CDS encoding ATP-binding protein, whose translation is MKRFWMRSLTGQWVTLVLLALAVSQLLFFAIYRGDQMRTVFLLRRDEFLSRAASVSRLLDSAEPNLHPGILNAANTVAVRYWLGEKPANDPIEWEKAARESLMESSRPPRLEDLPVIEGVKWEELTTEEWKGESQAHLLHLPDWNGFGLTTKTKEGSWLHAVYAKPGAPVGPPGSYYVSMVITAVAICFVTALVARRVGRPLGRLSDAAEKLGRGEETPPLPEEGADDVRRTAVAFNRMQSRLKLYVEDRTRMMAAISHDLRTPITSLRLQAEFVSDAETRDKLVTTLDEMKEITEASLAFAREDAVLEATRNVDVMALLESLCEDLSQLGWEVRFTGGEALAWRCRPDSLRRALRNLIENAVRYGGAAAVSSERGSSELKIHIDDEGPGIPAAEQEKVFIPFVRLESSRNRSTGGTGLGLAIARTIVRNHGGDISLQNRSPKGLRATIRLPLD
- a CDS encoding RNA polymerase sigma factor, whose product is MNEGLKTSETQLRTLKTRGSDGDWEGFYRKYAGVILSFCKKQGLDDFSARDVLQESMILLMRKLPGFTYSESKGRFRNWLLTLVYGKVRDARRRLIRRAEQPWQESPLSGEAASASVGEDLAEDEVESAWRMTLLEEGLKRLKRNPRIKSETMEVFEACVIHNMTIPAVAAKFQLEENNIYQIKNRLIRKLREEIEDLEQNQALPTPGSV
- a CDS encoding FHA domain-containing protein → MSELDFQKRIQEVAETVEITLNEPDGLLEQLRALDGLLASLPEGPTEPSLIFRDPNGSIQVRGIGEGLVFGRAPECEVAFPGYREISKRHFEIKPLESDYVLRDLGSTNGTFVNFDSAPVDRRLLIDGDLIRVAAFRLAFIRAQTTDAAEPEPETSP
- a CDS encoding protein kinase domain-containing protein, which gives rise to MPLPRTEITIFHREELLLRRVLTPGQYIVGSDDTDLQVDCPGISPKHLRLSLSAHLLTVEDLGSEEGSFINNRRIEEPVRLFPNQRLKLGPETELAATRLREDDDPEASCSIQQAYVDRLLPPELRQRLKYEVNNEVGRGGMGTVFCAREMPIRREVAMKVMLTQASESAVARFIKEAQVTGQLEHPNIVPIHELGVDEHDQLFYTMKYVRGITLKEALARLGYRDGEALQQFTLTNLLSIFDKVADAVAFAHSRRVVHRDLKPENIMIGKFGEVLVMDWGLSSVLPEESISAKKNSAAAGADNVSLLSAELPGLDNAVAGTPQYMAPEQARGELRSIGVRSDIYSLGAILFHILFLEKPIGGEDIDEVLENVRAGRTRLQTNDLPNKSLPHHPGQSPPVSLIAVARKAMALAPGDRYASVKELQADIRNYSAGFATEAEKAGVRRQLLLGLQRYRREAIWGGIFLAVLAVFGTSALVRLLHERKRTDAALAQLRATAPSFIGQARMQVRLQDFAEARKALDYALLLQPNVAEAHLLKADILQAEQKFEEAAVSYREAARLDPAIQRSLANAQLSERLAASVASKGTLSREEMGELFEVMVNEGRLPGLLLPLSQILGRENALTRQVWRDKLNQLASPEDRPWDTRLIVRPDGQLELDLSDTAIAELSPIADMPIRVLNLRNCEHLKSIAPLQGMPLRSLILDGSGVTDLSPLKELKLEDLSIAGTGVTDLTPLAGSSLVRLDCSDIPASSFSPLAQTGLETLSLAGTSVGELWFLRGLPLRVLRLDDCPSARGYSALLDLENLEVLTLPKNFYDLPVEELPSIRALSRQPRLRQILAEAVPTFRLGKEENSEAFWKQWEPELAWLEMLRRGQKGTAERLTDGSWSVSLRGTATVDLGFLKGAKISKLDLFNTAVMDLKPLAGMPLQSLDIRLSKVADLGPLRGMPLKELLLWRNAVTDFTPISTLAELEVLDLTETPLSDLTVIKVRRLKMLRLGSTKITDLSPLAGMFLEKLHCDAVEVTSIRPLLKCEGLRWLIPPVAATDIEVLRGHPTLERISYFWNAESEPTMTAEEFWKTR